DNA from Nyctibius grandis isolate bNycGra1 chromosome 15, bNycGra1.pri, whole genome shotgun sequence:
AGGGCTACCCGGCCTTTGGCCCACCGCACATCCCCCTCTCCATTGTGGTAAGACGAAGCGTGTCCCACAGGAGTGACCGTGCctttgctgctctctgcaggtcTCTGAATGGCGTCATCGAGCAGATGGAGAAGCTCTCCAGCAACCTGCACGACCTCTCGCACAAGATGGAGGCCACGCATCACACCACCTCCCAGGAGCTGGCCATGGGGGCAAGGCAGCGGGACAGGCAGCTCAAGGGTACGTCTGTCATTCCCCTGTGCCAACATGGCTGCGGGGTCCCcgccagggctggggacacccagaaaacagggagaaagtTGGGCTCCAAGTCAGCCAGAGGCTGGGAGCCCAGGCTGGCAAAGCCTCAGTCACTGGACATCTCAGGGTCTCCCTCTTACAAATTGATGTCCTGGGGATGTGCAGAAGGCGATGTGCACAAATGCATGCAGCTTCTCCATGAATATGGTGTGGATAGAGGGGGTTTCCCACCTCATATTGCTCATGGCCCTGCTCCTGTCTCTCCCCAGTGCTCGAGAACAGGCTGTcgcagcagcagagggacatGGAGGAGGAGCGGAACCGGCTCCAGGAGGTGATTGCCAAAATGGAAGCCAGGCTGGGCGAGCAGACTcggctgctggagcaggtgagCCCACGCTGTGCCCGCTGCCCGGGTCAGCCCTCTGGTCTGGGTGTGGCAGGTATGTCTTGCCCACTGAAAGTCTTTGGCATGGAGCCTGTGAATGGCATCTGTCTCTATGTCTGGACCCAGGAGCGATGGAGGGCAACAGCAGAGCAAGCCAAAGTGGAATCGCTGCAGCACTCGCTGGAGGAGCAGCGGCGAGTCATGACCCAGCAGCTCTCCATGGAGcgagcagagctggagagggCAAAGGTGAGATGGGCAGATGTCTCCAGGAGTCTGACCGGGGCTGCGCTGCGGTGTGTGGTGGAGGAAGGAGCTgggtgctgagctgcagcatccttcctctgcctcctcaaTCCCACACCCAGTCACACGGTGAATTGAAATCAGCCCAGCACGTGGATGCAAGAGGCTGCTGTGTGCATGCACGGTGCCTGCTGGGTCTTGAGGAGCGTGGGGCCAGAGCTCTCCGTGCAGGTTCACACTGGGCACCACGGGCTTGAACCAGCCTCCAGATGTTGTGTGGGGTTTAGTGGCAGAGATGggttaaagaaggaaaatcctACGGTGAGTGAGACTTAgtgctttctctctccccttcttgCGATGCTCTCCAGAGCGCTTTGCTGGAGGAGCAGAAGTCGGTGATGCAGAAGTGCTCGGAGGAGCGACGGAAGCTGGCGGCCGAGTGGGCTGAATTTCacacccagcagcagctgagcaaggaGCGGCTGGAGCGTGACATGGACCGAGCCTTGCAGATGGAATCCCAGAGAGAGGCCACCATCATGAGCCTGGCCAAGGTACCCTAGCAGAGCCCCTTTCCGTGGCCTCCAGCACCACCTGGCAGGCTCACGGGTGGGTCCTGCCCACGGGGAGACGTTCAGAGCTGCCTTCAGGTCTTTAAGACAGAGACGTCACTCGGGGTGGTGAGGATCAGGCAGCCTCCACCAGCCTGTTTTAGATGTCGACTGAAGCATCGGTCCCCTCTGTCTCTCCCCTTTGCCTGTGAGGAGTTTGGGCAGCCAGACCAGGCGCAGCCGCCCCCGTTGTAAATCTGGTGAGAGGAAGCCCCCATGGTGGGTTAAGCAAAACCTCACCGTGCCATGAGGATGTGTCCAGAGCCAGTTTTGCGCCCCTGGGGCTGTCCAGAGGGGATATGTGGCACAGACggtgcagcagagctgcatttTTAAGGGCTACCAGGGTGGAAAATAACCATTCAGGCTGGATATTTCTGCTGCTGACAAACTGCTGTGCCTTGAGCGTGTTTTAGGGTGTGCAACATGGTGAGGGGCTCCGTCCTTTCTGGGGAAGGACTGTGGGTGTGTGTCTGTACAATCTGTGGTCCCCaagggtgggtgggtgggggtaCTGCTTGAGTAGCTAGTGGTGTTGCTCTGCACCCCAAACTGGCACACATGAGGAGCTCAGCAGGGGCAGGTCTTTCCCATCGCTGGGGAAGACATGAGATAGTGTCCAGGACAGGGCAGGTAACGCATCGTTTTCCCCCATGCCCATCCTAGGAGCAGGCAGATCTGAAGATCCGGGACCACAAGCTGAAAGccagggaggagcagctggtgagggacagggtgctgctggaggaggccTGTCAGGAGCTgaggctggagaaggagagTGTGAACGGGGCTGCGCTGCGCATccggcagcaggaggaggggattAAAAGCATGACCAAGGTAAGCAGAGCATCTGCACTGCAGTTCACAGCTGTACATGGGCTGGCAGCAAAGCTGGGGTTTCATACCCCTCCCAAAGTCTTTCCTGTCCCAGGAGGGGAATAAGGGGGTGCACAAAGGagccctgccccagggcagcgAGGGTCCCTGTCCGCagcctccccagctgctctgccttGCAGCTCCCATCCCCGAAGTACGAGGAAAGGGAGCAAGCCCTGCGGGAGGCATGCAGGATGGAATCTGAGCACCAGATCAGGCTGCAGAtcatgcagcagcagctggagcagctgaagcagcaggTACAGCGTCTGCACCAGGCAAATACTCCCTCGCATTCCCTGCTCGGCTTGGGGCCGCCGTGCCAAAGGCCTGAAGCTTTGACAacagcttctctctctctgtttctcctgggGACAAAGCAGGAGTGGCTGAGCATGGCTCACCAGAGGAGACAGCTCCAACGGCTACGCGAGGAGCTGCCCAACAACCCCATGATGCTGCTGACTGCAGACCAGGACCTCAGTGCCCCTACGAAAGGCTTCTCCAGCACACCATGTAAGGCTTCCTGCATGCTGCTGATGGGAAGGGATgtgctgtggggcagctgcACTTGTATTCCACTTCTCAGGAGGGTTGGGATATTCCTGAGGGCTGTTTTAGCTCCTCTGTGTATAAACCTCAGACATGAGTTGGTGTTGGCCTCCTCATCCTCTGAAGGAGCTCAGCAGAGCTCTCTGAGCCAGGGCAGTGCcaggagggggtggaggggtcAGGAAGGGATAGGCAGGTGGGTTAAAGGCCATTTGCACTGGGAGGTTGGGGAGGACCCCGCTGCAGGGACAAGCAGGTGTCAAACAAAGGGAATGCTCCATTGCCTCCATCTGCAGTTCCTCTGATGGTGGCGGCACCATACGCTCATGCTTTTGTTCCAGGTTTTTCACCTTCTGTCAGGGTGCTCCCTCGGCACATCCTGGAGGATAGCGGGGACAGCCTGGCCAGCCCCACTGAGCTCTAcaccaaactgctgctgctgaagcacGGGGCTCAGCAGGTGAGGTGGTGGGGAAAACAGGGCTGGAAAGGGCTTCAAACCAgctgggtgggagcagggcCGGGTGAAGCTTGATTCGAACCTGATAGCTCCAGGGTGGGGTGTCTCCTAAGATCATTACTGAGCCACAGGACTGTGCTGGGAGGACTTACAGGAGCCATGGGCACATAGAGGAGTGATAGCAGAAGGAAGAATGTGTGGATCCTCACAGTTGTCTCAGTTTGGCTCAATGTCCAACCTGAGATGGACATCGTCCTTGGCTCGATGGAGTTGCCCCTCTTCTCACCCCATCCCTGGGTGGGagaaggcagctctgctggacTCTGGCTTCGTGATGTCCCCATCCTCTCCCATCAGCCCCCTGCTTCCCTCCTGTGCCCTTCCCCAGGCAGGGATGCTCTTTGAGGCTTCCTCTGTGGGTCTCACTCAGAGTGTGAGGTTATGGGCTCTGCGGGGGAGCCCAGACACCCCGGGGGTACCAGGGATGGGTACCTGCCCACTGCTCGCTGCATGAAGGAGGGTTTGGGATACTTCCCTTGCTCATGAGTGACACCCTGGACTGTGACCCCGTTTCTGTGGCACTCTCTGATaccatcccatccatccctctCTTCTCAGGACCGCGATTTCTTAGAGAATGAGCAGTTTTTCCTGGAGACCCTGAAGAAAGCGTCCTACAACACTTCATCTCTATCAGACTGAGGTGGCATCCCCACGCACTCCCCAAGGAATGGCTGGGTCCCTCCTTGCAGGAGGCTGTTGTACCCTCCACAtgagggaggaaaacaaacaataaataatCCCAGTTCTCATCTGAGGAACTCCTAAACAATCTTGAGGTGTTTTGGGCATGAAATCCATCCCCAGGGGCTGTGAAGCGGTGGGCGCTTCtggggggcagttgccctggtTGGGGGGGATCATGGAGGTTTGGCCAGGTGAGACAGAGCTGTCAGGGCTCTGCTCGAGGCTGTGCTGAGGTTCACCAGCACCCTGCGGGTGTTCCACAGCTCACAGGCAAccccatttttccctttttgggcctttttctgaagaaacctGGATGCTGTGCTGGGCTTCAcgtcccctccctgctgcccccggGGTGACAGCAGGGCCACGCCGCCCCCTGCAGCGGGATCTGCCCTGGGGACAGAGGAGCGATGGCGGAGATGGGAGGGGAAGTACGGGGGGAGCCCGGCCcgctggggctgtggggacatTTCTAGTCAGGCACTACAGGGGGCACCCTCGTCGCCATGGCAGCGGAGGGCCTTCCACGCCCGGCCCTGCGCGGGGCAGCCCCGTTGCTGCGGTAACGGGGGCCTTCAACTCCCGGCACTGCGCGGCGCACCCCCTGTCGCTATGGTAACGGGGGGTCCTTCCCTGAACGCGGCGCGGATCATGGCGGCGCCCTTGCTGAGCGCGGCGCTGTTcggcggccggggcgggcgggcctTCGGCACGGCCGGTGAGACACGGGCCGGGGAGCCCCTGTTCCCTCACGGGTGGGCACTGGGAGCCGTTTGGGGCGGGAGCTGTCGGACACCTGGATTCCCCAGCTGTCCCTGGCGGGGCCGGCTCGAGGAGGCGGGGGCGGCTCCGGCCCGGGACGGCGCTCCCGCTCCTCCCGGAGTCTCTGGGCCTCATTTCTTGCTCTCCGTGTAAAACGGCAACTCTCTCCGCTTCCAGCTGCGCTCTGCAAGCGGGCAGCCCCTCTGGGGCCGATGCCCAACGAGGATATTGACGTCAGTAACTTGGAAGCGCTGGAAAAATACCGCAGTTTCACTCGTTACTTCAAGCTGGCGgagaaggagagcaggaagCCGCGCTGGTGGAACACGTACCGGCAGCACACCAGCCCCCAGCCAGGTACGCGTAGAAGGAGCTGTGCCGCGCGGGGTTTTGCTGCTGAAGGTCAGGGAAGCTGTTGTTGGGGCCACGGGTTTGCCCCAAAACCCTCCCTGTAAAGAGCTGATGAGGTGCTTTGGCACGAGGTTGGCCCTTTTCTGATGTAGAAGTTTGCGAAGCGTAAATATCTTCAGGGGAAATGGATGGCAGTTTTCTGGAAGGAGGGAGGCCAGGACCTGCCAAGAGACGTGGAGAAGAGTAAAGAAGGGATTCCTTGGAACCCCGGTAGTGTCAGAGAAAGCAGGCCAGGACCCGGAGGTTTAGACCTGCAGCAAATCGTGCAGtctggctgctctgctgagcaGCCACAGAGACCAGACCTGCTTACCAGCTGGTAaacctgtggggctgggggtgtggTGAgttgggggaggaggagggagcagaagcGTGGAGGTgcagagggaaggcagaggTGGTAGAATCAAGTCTCCGATGTCTTGAGATTTGCATCTCTTTCACACACTCTCTAACTTTTTGCAGGGGGtttgtgtttgggtgttttgggtattcacatttttcatgtacatgatttttttcaccCCTCTCTGAAGAGCCAAAGACCGACATCAGCCTGCCACGTGATAAGCTGCCGCGGGCGAAGgaaatcaaagaaagaaaaaagatcctGAGGGAGAACCGCCAGAATGCCGAGATGGAACGAGCAGCACGGCTCCGGACTGGTCTGTgccctgccacctccctccctgccctggccgCTCCGGGtccccagctgcctcctgcagcttttctctctccttgcagTGCTGATCCCGCTCGACAAAGTCAGAGCTGAGTGGGAGCGGACCAGCGGCCCGTTCCACAAGCAGCGTGTGGCAGAGCACTGCGGGATATTTTGTGACTTGTTCAAGGGGGCCACATTCACTCCCTGGGTTACCTTGAGGGTGGAGTACAGCCAAGAGGACGAGGACATCGTGCCCATCTACTATGGGAACATGGTGACTCCGTCAGAGGTGTGTGAGGGGAGCTGGGAACAACCTTGGCCCTGTGGGAAGCCTGTGTGTTTCTGTCAGATGCTTCTAATGGACATTGTCTGTTCTGGGGGATTTCTTTTACGGGGGTATTTCCTCTGTGATGAAGGAAACGTGTTTCTTGGATGCGATAAGGACAGAGCTTTGCAGCAGGATTGTTGTCTGTCGGCAGGCTGATGTTCGTTAACGCTCCGGCGGGCTCTGCGGGTGGAGCTGGGTTACTTGGTGGCGTGGCTGTGCCCGTGACaagttgtgctggttttgactgggGTTAAACTACAACACAAGTTCATATTCTTTGCCTTGGAAATCATGACCTGGTCTTAATGGAACCTGTTGTTTAAGTGATTTACATGCTCTTTATGTTGCTCATTTAGGCTTCCAGTCCCCCTGCAGTGTCATACGAGGCAGATAAAGGCTCCCTGTGGACTTTGTTGCTCACAAATCCAGGTGAGTAGCAGGCTCTTTAAAGAGAACTCGTTTAAATGGGGTTGTTTCACTTTGCTTTTGATTAGCTCCTGTTTCTTTTGGCTGCACAGTATCTTCTAATTAGGGATGCATTACACATGCAGGAAAGGTGGTAGCCTCCCCAGATCTCTAGTAGTTGAGAGATGGGACAGTGACGAAACAGGACCTATGTCGCAGTGTAGTGGAAGTGATTCCCTGACTCCCATCTTTTGTTTACCCCCAAACTCTTCTCTCCCTTCACAATCTGCCTGGGAGGTAGGTTAGCTGACGCTGTTCGCCCTGAGAAACCAAGGGACAGTGAAGCGAAGCAGCTGACCAAGGAGTCCTTTTAATCTTGGAATTACATTTGTAGAGGTCGTTGCTTCTCACGTTAAGCTCAGTCCCGTAAGAATGAGTTACTTTTCTGCTAGGAAAGGAATGCTGGGAGGTCTCAAGCTGCCCCCTCCATTCAAAGGGGGTCTGGGTCTTCTCGCTTTGGGGTTGATGCAAACACCAGGGTGTCACTAAGTCGCCTTTCTctgttgtgtgtgtttgcagatGGACATTTAAGAGACACGGACTCGGAGTACCTCCACTGGCTGGTGTGAGTACTGCACATCAGAGCCCCGTGCTGCTTAGCTCAGGGAaagcccaggcagagctggcagaaacTCCTCCAACAGAATAAGCATTCACTAACACAGTTCTGTGGCTTCCTCTGGTGCTCCTGCCGTTAGCTTCTTTACCCTCATGTTCTGGGTCCTGCTAAAGACACAGGAGCTCCAGATGTTGCTACTGTTCGGCATTCACATCACTGggtgtgatttttcttccagtaaaaACAGCCTCTGCTCATCAAACAGCGTATAAATCACATCAAAACGTAGCACAGGGTGACTTCAGTGGAGGGAAGTGAGTGGATATATAACAAAGTAAAATTCTCTGTGTTCAGGACGAACATCCCAGGCAACGACATCAAGTCGGGTAAGGAGATCTGCCATTACTTGCCACCCTTCCCTGCCATGGGAACTGGCTACCATCgcttcatcttcctcctcttcaagCAAGACTGCCCCATAGATTTCAGCGAGGATGTTCGGCCGATGCCGTGGTAATTCAGGCTTTCTCTGGGCAGTTTCACACTCGCTTGGCTAGGCTGTTATTGCTTGTGTGATGACATGTTTGTTACTGCTGGAGGGGAGCAGTTCCTTTTAATCTGCGGGGTTGTTCAGGGCTGCTTTGAGTTTGTGTGTCACCTGAAGCCACAATCCCAGCCCTGTGAGCACTGCGGAATCCTGTTGCTTTAAACCAGGCTGttaagaaagttttttttcctgtctgggGCAGAAATGTGCGCAGAGCTAGAGAAGCTGGGAGATCTTTTTCGTGACTTCCTTTTCCACCTCTGTTTTATAGTCTCTGGGGTGATGTGGGGAAGTAGTTGCCTACCAGAGTGCTGCAGGAAAAGAGGTTCACCTCAGCTCTTGTGCTTGTTTCCAGCCACAGCCTGAAGATGCGAACCTTCAGCACGTTTGACTTCTACAGGAAGCACGAGGATGCAATGACCCCGGCCGGGCTGGCGTTTTTCCAGTGTCAGTGGGACAGCTCCGTTACTTGGGTCTTCCATCAGCTCCTCAGTAAGAAACACAGCATGCGGGGATGCTGGAGGGGGCCTGTTCGTGGGCCGGGACGTGGCCCTGCGGGTTACGCACAGGGTCAGTGGAGCAAGCTGTGGCTGTAGGCTCTTGCTTGGTCCTGGCTCTTGTCTAGGGTCTGTTACAGCACAGACCAGGTAGTTATCAAGCCGTCCTCCACCAAACTAACAGTAGCCTGAGGGCACAACCTCTAAAAGGCCGTTTGGaatgagcattttaaaacaacacCAAGAGGACCTTCCCCAGGGCATGCCTGACCATGTGTGCACGTGGGGGCCCTTGCTGGTGAAGGAGAGGGCCTGGGGTGTGGATCTGAGCCATCTTGCTAACATTCTGCGTCGCCCCTTTACAGATATGAGAGAGCCCGTGTTTGAATTCGTGCGGCCGCCCGTTTACCATCCTCCACAGGTGAAGTTTCCACGCCAGCAGCCTCTGAGGTACCTGGACAGATACCGAGACACCAAAGAGCCCACCTACGGCATTTACTAGGGGCCTGGCCTCCTCTCGAGGTGCTCTGGTGTACGCTGGGGTGCCGGCCAGGCAGATGGGGCTGCCAGCTTCCCTGCATTCACACAGACGGGCAGCTCGGAGCCATCTGCGCCTCTGGAGGGAGACAACAAAAGTCTCAGCCCCTCGGCTCCCAGTTCCTCtgtgctggcagtgctgggaagTGTGTAGCTGAGGGCAACAGGCGTTCgcagtgctggcagctctgTGGTCCAAAGGCTGCTTGAAGGGGACGTTCATAGATGAAAGCAAATCCATGGCCAGGCTGAAATCTTGCTACTGATTCTGTAGCAGAGCTGATGGGTAAGGGCAGAGTCCCCCAGAGATGCCCCACCTTGCTCCTCTGCAAGGATCACACTTCTCCTTTTGCCTGTTTATTGAACAGACAGAGTCAGGCAGCCTGGGTTTCCTCTTGGGTTTCATTTGTGCTGTCTTCTTAAAGAGATGGGTCTGATTAAACACACTCTGAGCGACGCTGGCGGCGCTGCCTTGTCTTTATTGTGAGGAGCTTGGTATCCCGGCCAGCTGGCGCAGAGCTGGGGAGTTCAGCAGGGTGCAGGGGAGAAGGGCAGCCCTTCCCCTGGCTGAGGTCTCTTTCCCCTCCTAGATGTTATAGGGTGGGAAGAGTGCAGCTAGGCAAGTGGTAAACCTGCCCAAGGACAGCGTTTGTGGAGCTGGCTTCTCCCAACAGCTTCCCAAGCACGTGGGCCTCAGTCTCCTTCCCCTCACTCCTCAGACAGCACGTACCAGCTGTGGGTAGGGGGAGCAAAAGCAgatctgcagctctgctggggctgggggagatgTGTGGTGGTGACCTGGCACCCTGCTGCTCCCGCTGCTGTACCCAGGCTGGGGAGAgactctgctttctgctctgctctgcagggctcTTTGGGCATCTCCCATTCACATATTTAAGCCCCCAAACACCAACATGCTCTTGCTGTTGCAGCTGCCTGTTCCCAGCTCTGGTTCTCAGTAACTTTTTCAGAGGTTCCCCCCTTCCTCAGGAAATAAAGAGCCTCCAGCAAACAACTGAGTTTGTGCTGAAATGCCCCCCCACTGCCACTGCTTAGGGCCATTACTACTGATGCCTGAGCTCCCTGAACTCTCCTCCATCCCATTCCATGGTCTGGTTTAAGCTGGGGTGAATTAGCTGGTGAGGTGACCGCAGGGGGAGTGCAGGTGTCCTGTGGTTCCAGGCAGACACACAGGTTGTGTTATGCCCCTCTCTGAGCTTTGAGTGTTTGGTCAGAATTTTCAGATTCAGCccaaagaaatgttttgaggGGTTGCTGGGACATGCAGGGAATTATGCCAGATCCCGTCACCTCCTGGGTCCAGGGGTGATCTGGGGGGTGGCTCTGAGCCTGCCTGTGACACACAAACTGCTCTGACCCCCCAGCAGCCTGCTGGTGAGCGCCCCGGCTGCAGCACAGACCCCCTCCCCGCTCAGCCTCGCCTGCGTGGGTGAACACAAAGCTGCAGGGTGTGGGGAGGCTGCAGAACCACCACAGACCGGGGCCATCCCGCCAGCGGTGCCTGCCTGGGAGTGTGTGCACGAGCGATAGCACGTCTGCGAGGGCGAGGAGATAAAGTTTGGACTGGAAGGTCGggagctttttttctcctgaagctGAGCTGTATGAAGACATGGTGAAGGTATGGGGTGCAGGGCAGAAGGTTCCACCTGTCACCTGAGCGGGGACTGGCTGCCCAGGTCACACCGTCCCTGCGTTTTGGAGCACTGACGGGCAACGGGTGTCGCAAGGAGTGTTGTAGGAAAAGGAGCTGTGGGTGTGCACGGGGGCGTGTGtgaacagcagagctgcagtttAAAATGGGAAGATGCCAGGGTGGGATGTGGGCCTGGCTGGCTGCTGGCATGTGTCACAGCCCTTGTCACTGTAGAGGAAGGTGACAAGTGGCTGCGGCAGCAGTGGGTGCCCCTCTCTGCTGGTTTGCAGGGTGGCAGATGCCGGGAGCATCGTGCTGAGGTCTCTCTGCTAGGGATGGCTGCCATGTTCTGCTCGGGGACCCGGCAGAGGTGAGGATGCCAGGAAGTTCCCTGAAAGGGCAAAAAAGGAGTGAAATCAAATCATCCCTCGTACGTGTACACGGGAATACATGTTGCTCTGAACCTTGTCAGCCTCTGGCACCTGTCTCCCTGTGCTGTTACTGCagcatttccttctctctggagcctcttgctgtgctttgcagcCCTCCCTGTCCCCGGGGGGAGCAGCTCCGACCCTCCCCATCGTCTCCCCAGTGCTTGGTGGGGCCAAGGAGGCACCCACTGGGTGTCCCTTTAAGAGCACGCCTGGCTCGGAGCCCTGACCCGCCTCTGGGCTCAGCGTCAccatctcttcctcctctgcacaGCTGAGTTTCTATTTCCCCGGCTTCTTTCACCAGTTTCTTTCCCCTATCGCCCTGATCCCTGGCACAGGCAGGATGGCATCCCCCGTCGCtcagaagctggaggagaagctggTGTGCTCCATCTGCCTGGAGCTGTTCAGGGTGCCCGTGACCTTGCCCTGCGGGCACAACTTCTGCAAGCGCTGCATCAGCGACCACTGGCACAAGCAAGAGCAGGCGCCCGCCAGGGCTGAGAAGGGCTACACGTGCCCCGAGTGCCGCAGGGCCTTCGAGCGGCACCCGGAGCTGGAGAAGAACGTCACCCTGTGCAGCGTGGTGGAGCTGGCGCGGGACGGCGAGGTGCGGGTCCTGGGCACAGAGGGGTGCATGGTGGCCCATGGCGAGCTGTGCCCGCAGCACAGGCGCCCACTGGAGCTCTACTGCGAGGACGAGCGGCGATGCATCTGCTGCGTCTGCACTGTCCGGCAGTGCCAGCGGCACCGGCGGGTGCTCTTCGAGGAGGAGCGCTCTAAAAAGCAGGTGGGGACAATggaaggcaggagcagggtggcagggggggagcaggggggaacATGGCAGCTCGGGCATAGCACGATATCCACCTCTGCTGTCCCCACGGTCAGAGGGCTGCAACCTCCCAGCCCCGTGCCCTGCTGTGGAGATGTGACGTGCCTCTGTGTGCTGAGCTGTGCCTGGCCTCAGCTGAACTGGGGGCTGGCACGGGCTCTGGCCAGGGAGAGGCCACCAGCGCCTGGCTGCTCCCAGAGAAACTGGGATCTgtcaggagcagcagagagctgggtAAATCCAGCAGCACCGAATCAGTGGTGCCATATGTGTTTGTGACCCCCCGATCTGAAGGAAACAGCTAAAAAGGGTGAATGACAGCACAGGGTTTCGCTTCTCAGTGGCCCTGGACGCAGCCAAGTGACCCTTCCCAagccttctccttccctgcgAGCCTTGTTCTGGAGCCCTTGGAGGGCTCTGGCGGCCGGGCGGGTGGCAGCGTGCTGCACTGCAGGGTGTTGGTGCCTCCCTTCACAGGCCCTTCTGGAAGAGTCCCTGGAAAAAGCCCAGGAGGAATCGGAGAGGATTGAGCGGGCgatgcaggagctggaggagcgaACGCGCAGCATCATGGTAACGCTGCAGCCACCTCCGTGCCGGGTGCATGGGTGGGAGCGTGCTGGTTCTCacacctcctccccacccaggACTCCTCTGAGGGGCTCAGATCGGCAATTCTGAGCAAATTCACCCTCCTGAGGAAAGCCCTGGAGGATTGCCAGTGGCAGACGGTGGCCAGGATTGAGCGAGAGGAGGCGGCAGCACTGGGGCGCGTGGAGGAGGACTGGAGCCTGCTGAAGGACCGCCTGGACCTCCTTGGCCAGCACAGGGAGAGGGGACAGCGTCTGCTGGCCTGCCCCGACCACAGGACCTTCCTCCAGGTACCATCCcctccagctgccagccccGTGCCCTTTTGGTGAGGGCAGAGGTGTGGCCGACCCCTTCCCCAGGGGGGCACGTGTCCTCAGCCCGGCTCAGGAtggcatggggctggggggaagagCTGCTTTTGGGGGGGTTACTGAAAAGTTTGGGGGGGTGATGCTGGATCAGAGGGGATGGTGCCGCCTGTGGGGCCATGGGCAGCATCTCCCACCCCCAAACTGCTCCGCAAGGCTTTTCCACCGCCAGCAGAACACAAAGTCCTGTGCcgcagcccctctgctccccgCAGCCTCACGCTCGCCCTGTGACTCTCCCCTGACCCCGCGCTCCAGCCGCAGCTAACGGCAGATGTTTTGGGGGTGCCCCCATCTCCCACCGGGGTGTCTGTGCATCCATCCGCAGGAGTTCCCCCTGCTCCCATCTCCGGAGAGCCCAGGGGTGCAGCTCCCCGTGGAGTTCGATGCAGCCGGCGTGGTCAAACCCATCGCTGAGATCCTCACCGACATCTCCAAGCTCCTGCTGGAGGATCTGCCCGGCTCTGTGGCCCACAAAGCCCCCGACCCTATGGGCCAAGGTAACCCTTCTGCTTGCAGGGCCACCCCAAAGGGCTCCAAGTCATCCTGAACCACAGCCTGGCCTGTGTCACCGTGCTGGGGACATGGCTGCTGGACACAGGGGGTCGGGATGGGGACACACATCTACTGTTCAgcagatgggatgggatgggatgggatgggatgggatgggatgggatgggatgggatgggatgggaggCTTCTCCATGACCGCGTCGTTGCTGGCAATGCCGAGCCACAGTGGCACGTGCCTGCTCCCAGGCTTGGGTACGGTGgacttcctcctcctcccccctcccatCGAAGCCAGGAAGGAACAAGTTTTTGGGTGGCATCACTCAAAATGCCTGTCCTAATCCTCCACAGGCCCGGTGCATCCCCAGGGGCCGGCGGTGAAGGTGGTGGCCCGTCTTCCTGAGTGCCAGCTCCGAGCTGAGCTTCTGAAGGGTGAGGAGCATGTGGGGGCCTGGAGGGACAGCACCCTGCTGGGGTCCCCAGCAGGCAGAGATTTCACCGAGCCAG
Protein-coding regions in this window:
- the MRPL38 gene encoding large ribosomal subunit protein mL38, whose amino-acid sequence is MAAPLLSAALFGGRGGRAFGTAAALCKRAAPLGPMPNEDIDVSNLEALEKYRSFTRYFKLAEKESRKPRWWNTYRQHTSPQPEPKTDISLPRDKLPRAKEIKERKKILRENRQNAEMERAARLRTVLIPLDKVRAEWERTSGPFHKQRVAEHCGIFCDLFKGATFTPWVTLRVEYSQEDEDIVPIYYGNMVTPSEASSPPAVSYEADKGSLWTLLLTNPDGHLRDTDSEYLHWLVTNIPGNDIKSGKEICHYLPPFPAMGTGYHRFIFLLFKQDCPIDFSEDVRPMPCHSLKMRTFSTFDFYRKHEDAMTPAGLAFFQCQWDSSVTWVFHQLLNMREPVFEFVRPPVYHPPQVKFPRQQPLRYLDRYRDTKEPTYGIY